The following is a genomic window from Amycolatopsis sp. BJA-103.
CTGACGCGGACGCGGTGACCTCATCGGCATAGCCACGGACGTTGACCGCGAACCCGTCCACGTCTCGCCCCGCGGACGCTATCCACTCGGCGGCCGCAACCGCCGAGGTCGCGTCAGAGACATCGAGAAGAAGGATGGTCCGAGAGAGCGCGCCGAGGGTTTTCGCGGCCGCGAGGGAGAGTTGCTCTCGTGACTCGGTGGCAGAACACCCCTTGGCGACCCGGATCACCACCAAGGCGGAGGCCTCCCCGATACCGGCCGCGATCTCGTCCGACCATGCACGGTGGCCTGTCTCGCACGCTTCCGGCCGATCCAGGTCGACCATGAAGATCGGCATCGTGTTGGTGGCGACGGCTCGCCCGACAGCCTGCTTCACCCGGTCTGGCGCACGGATGGTCTGGGCGGCTGGACGTGAGGCGATCTGGCTGCCAACGGACTCGGCCTCGGGCCCGGCCGGTGCCGAACGTACCCACGCCGCGGCCGGATTGTCCCCGTCCACGTAGAAGCCACTCGTCGAGCCGAGCAGGGGTATCGGTTCTCCGACGCCGCGCGGGTCGATCGCATATCCGTCCGGATCGCAGCCCCCCAGAAGGGCGAGCAGGACGACGAGGGCCAACTCGCGAGCGCGGTTGCGGCACCTGCCGGCGTTGTCCTTCTTCTTCATGGCCAACCAACTCATCGGATCGGACATTTCTCGGCCCGTACACCACCGAAAGCCGCAAAAATAGACCTCCTCTATCGCTTACGCGCGTCGCGAAACTAGTTGCGCGTCTTCGGGACGCGATACTGAATCCAGTGTTATGCACGGTGATAATGCCCCTTATGACTGAGCATCCCGGATGGACGGCCTGCTGGGCTCGATCGACCGCTGCGCGCGCTCGAAAGTGGGCGCGAAAAGTGGGCACGTCGATCGCGAGAATCGGAAAACGCCGGGGTGATGACACCCGGACGACGGATTTCGGCGCTCAGCGGCGATCTGAGAGCGTTTTGCCTGGTCAAACGACGTGGTTCTGGACATCATCGACCGTTCATGCACGGCTGGCGACGACTACTCCTGACTCTTGCAGCATCGCGCCTGGTCGGGCTGCGTTTTCGGGCGCGCTTGTGCTGATCGAGTCGTGGGCCTTCGCCCAGTAGGGCGTCGCTTGTGGCGGTGTCGTATCAGGTTCTGCCGGTGCGAATAACTTGCCGACGACGCGGCTGAGTGAGTCTTCCCGCCCGGGGCGTGCACGGGCGAGAGCCGACCGACTACTCCCCTGCGTTGAAGGCGCTCAGACCCGGTTGTGGTGGATAAGTCTCACTATCCACCACAGTTTCCTGAGTGAGCTGCCGAGACCTTCGGCGAGCGCCTGGGTGACGGCAGCCTGAACGAAGATGGAGGCGAACGCGTTGCCCAAGGCTCGCGGGGATCGGTCACAGCCTCGGGTTGCACTGCCGAGATTAGCGAGCCTCGGCGTCGATCAGCTCGCCGCGGCTGGGGCTCTGACGCTTCTGCCTGGGCGGCGCCCGCTCCGCCGAAGTATGTGCTCGCAGGGCCGAGATCGGGTCCCTGTTCTGTTGTCGTGACAGATCTTTCTGCGCGGTTCGTCGCTGCAGCATCAGGACCGCGACAGCCGATCCGTGTGCTCCTCAGACATCGCCGAGATAACTTGACGGCCGCATCTAACCTGTGGCCCGACCGACCCGGTGTGTCGCTGCTTTTATTCGGTGGGCACGCTTCGTGTGCCATCCGGGATATCTGCGGCAGACTTTCCTTTGGCGAGCCTGGATGACGGAAGTGGGTGATGTTCGGGTTGATGTGCTCGGCGAACCAGTCGATCAGGTGGTCGTCGGATCCTGTGGGGCCGTGGTGGCGGCTGTTGCCGGCATACGAAAGGCCAGTCGCCGAGGGAGCATCGCGGCTGCGACGATGGAGCATACGAATCCGCACGCCTGCTGTAGCGGCGATGGCACGACCTGCGCACGGATTGGGCAGCGAGCCGTTCCGGCGTCACCATCCCCAGCGACACCGACCTCGACATGCTCATAACCCAACTACGCACAGCGACTACCTGACTTTGGCTGCCTGATCGTGTCGAGCACAGGGGTTCTCGACCACGACCGGCAGGCCGCGCGCGAGCCCCAGCACGACCCGAAGGCGCTCGCGGCCGCGCTCGTCGCGACGCAGCCGCCTGGTCAAAGCTGCTCGTCCAGGGGCAACGAGTGAGCTAATGCTGAGCTGATCAATTCAGGAACCCGTCGATTGTCGCGTAGCCGGGCCGCTGTCGCTCCGCCCTACTAGCCTCGCTTCATGAGTGACCTCGAGCCTGACTCCGAGGAAATCAACCATTCATCGCAGCCAGGCCGGGCCCGCACCACCGGCGTGCGGGCCTGATCGGAGGATCCCGATGCCGGTGAACATGTCGAGGCAGAGATGGCGTCCCGGCTCCCAGCGCGCCGATCGGCTACGAGTCGTTCGAGGACAAGCTCGACCTCGTGGCCGAGGCGCGGACGGTATTGATTCTGGTCGCCGGCGACCGACGGCCCCAACTGCGCCCCGACCTGACCACCGTGCCCATCGAGGGCATCGACCCCGGTCCGAATCGTCCTGGCAACCTGGATCACCGACGCCTCCACCGGCCTGCCCTGCCTGCGCGAACCCTGGACCGGCCCGGCCGCCCCTTGCCTCTGCTGCGGTCACGCCAGCTCGGCGGACCCGGCATGACGCCGCCGACCCCGGCCCCGGCGGGCGCCGCGTCCGACACGGAATGCGGGTGCACACCGGCGATACCCGTCGATGCCGACGCGGTGATCTTCGACTTCGACGGCACCCTCGCCGACACCACGGCACGCTACGAGCACGCGCTGCGGGCCGCGCTGAGCGCCTTCGGGGTCGAGCTCGACCCCGCCTGGTATCGCCGCCACCTCGGGCTGTCCATCCACGACCTGCTCGCCCAGCACCCCGGCACCGCAGGCCCGCCGCACGAGGAGATCATCCGCCTCTCCCGCGATCGGTTGCTGGCCACCGTACACACGCTCACACCGAACCCCTGTGTTCTGACACTGCTGCGCGCGGCCCGCCAGGCAGGTCTCCGGTGCGCCGTCGCCTCCGGTGCCGTCCGGGTCCTTCTCGAACCCGGGATCGCCGCGCTCGGCCTCACCCACGAGGTTCCGGTCGTCGTCGCCCGCGACGATGTCGCCCGCGGCAAGCCTGCCCCCGATCTGTTCCTCACCGCCGCGCTGAAGCTCGGTGTCCCGCCGCGGCGGTGCCTGGCCGTCGACGACGCCCCCGACGGCATCGCCGCCGCCCGCGCGGCCGGGATGCCGGTCGTCGCGGTCCGCGACGGCCACCTGCCCCCGCCCGACACCAGCCCTGTCCCCGCCCGGCCACGACAGCAGGGAGCCTGATGCCCGTCCTGCACTCGACCAAGGACCTGCGGATCGTCCGGCCACCCACGCCGGAGGAGACCGGGGTCGGGATCTTCGACTACACCGACCACTACACGGTCTTCCACTACGGCCGGATGCCCGACACCATTCCCGGCAAAGGGGAGGCGACCTGCCGCATGGCCGCCGCCACCTTCGCGATGCTGCGGAACGCCGGGGTGCGCACGCACTTCCGCCGTTTCCTGCCACCGAACCGGATCGAGTTCGACCTCGCCCGCGTCCCCGACACCACCGGCGGGCCACCGGCCGCAGAACTCCGCCAACGCGTCATGAACCCCGGCATGCCCGTACAGCACGGGTTCGCCGCACAGGCCGCGCAGCTCGAACCCCTCCTGGTCGCTCACGACCTCGCTCATGCCTTTCGACGCGCTTTCCAGCACGTCGAGCTCCACATGAAAACCCGGACCATCCACCCCCCGTGTTCCCTCCCTTGATGCCACCGACCGCAGTGAGTGGGCGCTTGCCAACCCTTGGTGCTAGTTCACGGATTGCCGCAACCACATGTGGGTTACGAATTCCGGAGATGCCACCCTTGACAGCACCGGAAACCGATGCTCGTCATAGGGATCGAGCATCACTGCGATCCCTTCCGGCACTAATTCAATAAAATCCTCGCCCGTCGTGGACAAGTAGTCACATTCCCCCGCATGCAGGGCGAGTCGTCCTAGCGACGAGAACACCAGCGTCCACCTCCCCATCGCGCCCAATTCGGCCACCAACAGCGCGGGCCGCGGGGGCCGCCGGGCGAACACCGTGGCGCGCCGAGCTGCCCGAGCCCACCGGCACCGACTTCCACGGTCCTGGTTCCGCCGCCTGGAACATCGCCGGACCGCTCGACGTCCTCTGGCTCCCGGCCCACGGCGACGTTCCCCCGCGCATCGGCATCGGCTGCGAACCGACCATGCTCGCCCTCAACACCCGCCACGCCCGCGAACTCGCCCTCGCGCTGCTCGCCGCCTGCGACCGCGAAGAACACCTGTGACGACCTACCCGGCCTCCGGACGCTCGGCAGCCCGCAGCCAGCGAACCGCCTCGTCCACTGTGGCCGCGTCGAACGCCGGCAACGGCACAGACCACACGTCCGTGCTCCACGCAAGCAACATCCACTCCAGGCGACGCCGCCGAGCCTGCCGCTCCCGAATCCCGTCCATGCCGCGCGACCTCCCCACCACCTGACGTCGCACCGCCCGGACGCCCCGTTACGCCGTCGCCGACACCGTGACCGGCCACAAAGGCCGATGACCCAGGAGACTCACCATGCTCGACCTCCACCGCTGCTACCGCGGGGCACGATGCGCCCACCGCGAACCCGATCCCGACCACCCGACCATCAAGCGCGGCGCACCGATCAACGCGGCCGAAAGACTCTGCGACGCCTGCACACGCCACCTGCGCCAAGCCATCGTGGACATGCCGCAGGACTACCTCGACCTCGAAGCCGTCCTCGGCGGAACCCGTGACGGTCTCCGGCAGCTCGTCAGCGGAACCCGCGACCTGCCCGTGCCCCTGTCGCTGACCATCGCTGCCGTCCAGGCCGAGCTTGTGCACGAAGCGCAGTGCTGGGCTGAGTCCACCGCCGACGTCCTCGGTGTCTGGTGGGACACCCAGGCCGCCCGCGACAGCCGTCCCGGCGCGGTACTCGAGCGAGCCGCCCACCTGCTGGAGAACGCCGTCAGCGTCCTGCTGGCCCTGCGCGGCGTCGTCCACACAGGCTGGACCGACCGCGAATGGACCACCCTCGACCGGGACGGCCTCGACAGCGCGGACGTCCTGCTCGACCTCCACCACCGCGTCGAAGCCGTCACCGGCCAACGGCGACTCATCAACCGCCTCCCAGCCCCGTGCCCCCGCTGCGACCGTGTCGCCCTCCAGCGCCCTGACGGGGCCGCCACCAACACCTGTGCCGCCTGCGGAGACGCCTTCACCTGGGACGAATACCAGCGGCTGTGCACCCTGGTCGCCGATCGGCAGGAGGTGCTGGTTTGAACACCACCTGCAGGAGCCACACCTGCGCCGTAGGCTGTACCGATGCAATCGTCACAGGTACCTATATGGGTACCCATCCTCGTTGGACTTATAGGGATAGCGGGAATCATCCTCGGTCAACTAATTAACGCCTGGCAGGAAACTCGAAAGCTGGCCATAGAAGAAAAGGTCAAAGACAGATCACATTGGCGAGACCAGCGACTCAGTCTATATGTTGAGGCGCTCAGATATGGTGATCGCGCCATTAAATTCTTAGTTCGAACACAGTTGGCTTCCGAAGGGGGCTACAAAAAGGGTTTGATCGACGATTACCGTGTCGAATTAAATGAAATAATCGAAAGAGTCGACTACTGCGAGCCCAGATTCTCCCTTCTGACGACTAGTAAGATTCAAGACTTTTACGCTGATTTCATCAGAAAGATAGGCCTTGCATATAAAGCCTGCACCTCCCTGAAGGCCAATTCTGGATACAGCGAAGCTCTAGCGAAATCCATACGTGACACCGTTTCCTCGTTTGATCAGCTGACCGTTGAAATGAGAAAAGATTTAGGAGTTGGCCCCCGCGATGACGAATGAGGCGACTACGGTTCGACCAGATAAGTTTTCCAGCGAACTACCGGTTTTGTGATGATTCAGGTCAACGAATGGCCCTGGCCCGGCGATAGTCCACTCGACCGGGCACGCCGCATCGCCCGCACCTACCGGGAAGCACTCATGATCGCCGCCCCCGACACCTGCGCCGGACTCGACGCCCGATGCCGCGACCTCGGACAACCTGGGTAGTCCCGAAACCGCTCACATTCGGTCCCGACGACCTTCTCAGCGCCGAGGAGGTCGCGGAGATGTGCGACGTGCAGATCAGCACCGTCCGGCAATGGCGCCGCCGAGGACTGGCCACACAGCACACCGTCGACAGCCTCCGGTACCGCGTCGCCGACGTGCTCGACTACCACGCCGGACGACGCCGCCGCCGCGCCAACACGGCCGTAAACCCTGTTATGACAAGGGATCCGTGACCGGCCCCAGTGGCGCGACGGCCCGCGACTGCACTACTCTGCACAGCAAGCACCCGTATGCCCAGCGAACAGGGGCTCGTCAGGAGCCTCTGTTCGCTGGGCGCAGAGCGGACTATCCGGCGTTAATATTTCGCGACGTTGGTCAGGCTACTTTTTTCGAAGGATTTCCCAGTACTTGTGGGGACTACAGTGTCGCGCCGTGCTGTCGCGACGGGACGAGGTGCATACAGTAATGCTCGTGTTCAATAGCGCCGTTTTGGCGTAGTTGAGTCCTCGCAACTTGATCGGCGCAGGCTTACTTTCGTTCCCGCGACGACAGCTCTTGAGCCAGTTGCCCTCGACTGTCTGACCACTGCCCGACACGGACGGCGGAAAACTGACGCTACTGCCCGTTAAGAAACCCCAGGTAATCTTTACCCAAATGCAGTCGACGGGCCGGTCGGCCACTACGGAACCGTGGTACTCACCACGAGTCATCCGCGAGCTCCAGACGCACGATAATACCGAAACATTGCAAGTGTTTCCGGAGTACCACTTGACCTTTCCATCGGCATGCGTAACGCCATCGTCAGAATAAAAGTTGAAGTTGTTATAGCCGTCATAGTCGTAGCTGCTTGCCATTGCTGGCACACTTAACGACGCGGTCATTCCGACCACAAGAAGGCTAGCTGCAATTGATCTGCATAGAAAACCAGTCAGCCTGGCCACAGTTAGTTCCTCCGCAAGATTCGGAGCTGCTTATCCAAGTTTCGGAGCTGCATGTCCGAGGAGCTTAGATTTGATCATCTTTCGAACTTGACGTTAACATGACATCGCCAATTACCATACCGAACCGGCCTGGCCAATGTAAGGGGTCGACGAGGCATGACGACTCGACGAGTTTGCCGAAGTCGCAGGATGACGACTGCCCTCATGTCGCCGACCTGCTGATCTTCTTCTCAAAGGTCGCCAGGAAGTCGATTCAAAATTAAATAGGTTAGCCCAAATCTTCATGATCGATAAGTGCAATGCTGTCACTGTAGAGTGATTTCGCTGGATAACCTTGCGGTTTCGCGGATAGGTCAGTAAGTGAAACAAATCTCCCCAAGTCTATAAAGCAGACTCAGCAAGCACCCGAATCGATCGCCGGACGCGGCCCCGTTCGAGCCCGCGTACACGGGCGTGCAGCCCCTGCCACGCCGACCAACGCAAACCACAGTGGACGAACGCGCGGGGGTGTCCATGCCCCTGCTCCGCCAGAACGCGCGCCTCCGCAAGCAAGACATCTGGAACTGGAGCCTGCCCGCCTGGGCTGGACGCTTCGCAGACGGCCGCACCTACAACGCCTGCCCCAGCGCCGGCATATGCGCCAAAACCTGCTACGCCCGCTCCACGCGGAATTGCATCGAACGAAAGACATGTGCGACGTTCCTGCTGCACCGTCGCGGCTTCGACTGACTCTACTACAACGTCAGTTCGGTGCTCCTACCTGCACGTTTGCTTTCGACCTTTCATCTGATGCAAGATTCTTCCAGCAGATGGAAGGAGGCACGGTGGCCGCTCGCGGCGATCCGCTGCCCGGCTCGGCACGGTTGGAGCTGGCCGACGACGTCCTGTTGCTGCGCCCTGAGGACGCCGTACTGACAGCGATGCTGGCCGGTTGGGAGAAGCAACAGCGCAGCGGACGACGGCTTCAGCAAGACACTGTCGACAGTCGCAGGAGTGTCATTCGCCGGTTTACCGCGTACACCAACGAGTATCCCTGGCACTGGACCGCCGTTCACATGAACGAGTGGACGGCGGAACTGGTGATGAAGCAGGAGTTGGCGGAGTCGACGCTGCGCAACTACCAGGGCGCGATCCGCATGTTCTGCGACTACATCACCTCGCCACATTATGGCTGGGTCAGCGAATGCGAAGCCCGATTCGGCACGCATCCGGTGCAGATCGTGCACGAATGGAACAGCGCCGCCCACTTGGTGGATTACGAGGGCGGCCCGGGTCGCAGGCCGCTGACTCGTGAGGAGTGTCAGGCCCTGTTCGACTACGCTGACGACCAGGTTGAGAGGGCTGTGCAGCTCGGCCGCAAGGGCGCATTGAGCGCCTATCGTGACGCCACGGTCTTGAAAGTCAATATGGATGGGGACTACGCGTCACGGAGGCCAGCAAGCTGGACCGTGTTGACTGGTACCGCAATCCGAAGGCTCCGGAGCTTGGTAAGTTCGGCATGCTCAACGTGCGCTGGGGCAAAGCGGTCCAGAGGATCGCCGCCGAAGCGGCGCATGGTGGCATCCACCATGCCGTGGGCCGTGGAGGCCGTCGAGGACTACCTGATCAACGTCTGAACTCGGTTCGGCCTGTCGGATCATCCGGCGATGTGGGTGACCGAGCGCGGTGGCCGGCTGAGGTCACGCGAGATCGAGGAGCGCTTCGCGGTCTACCGCGACGTACTGGGCATGGACTCGGATCTGGTACCGCATTGCCTGCGACACAGCCACGTCACGCATCTGATCGAGGACGGTGCCGACCCGAAGTTCGTCCAGGAACAGGTCGGGCACCGGTTCGCCAGCACAACAGCGATCTACACCGGAGTGTCCGGAGACTTCATGAACACGATGCTGCGTCGACACCTGGACCGTGGACTTTCTACCGACTGAAGGAGGAGCGGCGTGACCGCCAAGCTCGACTACACCTGGAACCTGCGGGAGATCATGGCTGCCCGTGGCATGTTCAGCACCACCGACATCCGGCCACACCTGGTCGAACGCGGCATCACCTTGTCCTCGACCCAGATCTGGCGCCTGGTCACGGAGAAGCCCGAGCGGTTGAGCCTGAAGGTTCTGGTCGCGTTGATGGACATCTTGGACTGCCGCATGGACGACCTGATCGTGCCGATCGCCGCCGTCTCACGCCGCGCCAAAGCGGTTGGCGACAACTCCTCCCCTGACTCGGGACCGCACAGCGGACTCGGTGGTATACGGCCCAAGCGAGCGAGGATCACCGACTCATGACGCGCCCGGTAACCAGTCCTGAGCACCTCGTCGCCGCGATCGTCGCGAGGCTGAACCCCGCGGTCGACCAGGACGAGGTAGCGGCGCTGGTCCAGAAAATGATTCCCTACCAACGGAACCGGAACAAGGTGGCCAGTCAGCTTGCCGAAAGACCGGACCTGCTCACCGGCGCCGGAGCGCACGGCTCAGCGACCGTCGTCGCGCTCATCGCCGAGCTATGTGCGCGCGACCTGGCCGGCGTCGTCGCTCCGGCCTGCCCGTACTGCGACCGCGTCGTCCGTCTGTCTCACAGCCGGGACGGCTTGCGCTGCTGCAAGAGCTGCTGGAACAAAGCCCACACCAAGCCCTGCGCTCACTGCGGCAAGGCTGCCACCATGGTTCGACGCACCGACAACGGCGAGTCGCTGTGCGGCGGATGCGCCCGAGCCGAACTGTCACTGCACGAAGAGTGCAGCGGCTGCAGCCAGTTCACTCTGCCTGCCCGCCGCGACGGCAGCACCGTACTCTGCAAAAATTGCGCACAGCCACCGACCGCGATCTGTTCGTTGTGCAAGCAATCCAAGCCATGCTTGCAAGCCGACACCGCCTCACCACGGTGCAAGAACTGCTCCGACAAGCTTCGCGCCACGCCCTGCTCGGACTGCGGCCGGAAACGTGTGGTCAGTCGTCGCACCAGCAACGGCAAGCCACTGTGCAAAGAATGTGGGTCAATGGGCACCTGCACCGGATGCCAACGCGTTCGTCCGCTACGCATCCGCACCGATGTCGGCGGCCTCTGCCAAACCTGCTACAAGCACGGCCCCGCGGCCCAGCACGTCTGCGAGCGCTGCGGTGCCATCGGATCGCAGCACCGGACCGGAATCTGCATTGCCTGCGCTTGGCCCGAAGAATCCGTAATCTCCTCACCGGCCCCGACGGCACCGTCCGTCCCGAGATCCAGGCCGTCGAGGGTGCCCTGGCCGCCACCGACGCCGCGACCGGCCTCAACTGGGTAGCCCGAACTCGCACACAGAGGATGCTTTCCGCTCTGGCAGCCGCATCCGGTCCCGTGACACACGCACAGCTGGACGAATTGACCCCGGCCACCGCGGTGACGCGCCTGCGCACGATCCTTGTCGACGCCGGTGTTCTCCCAACACGCGACGAGCGATTGGCCAGCTTGGAACGCTCCACCGCCCGTCGAATCGGCCGCGTCAAGGGTCCGACCAGTCGCAAGATCCTGCGGAACTTCGCTACCTGGCATCACCTGCGGCGGCTGCGTGCGATCGCTAGCCGCCAGCGGCTGACCCACGACCAGGTCACCTATGCCGTCAACTCCCTTACTGCCGCCGCCAACCTGCTCAACTGGCTGCACGATCGCGGCCGGAGCCTGGCCGCGTGCAATCAAGCCGACATCGACGACTGGCTCACCAACGACTCCTTCTCCCGATCACGCAGTTTTGTGACCTGGGCTGTCAGCCGCGGTCATGCCAGAGGCATCGAGGTTCCCCGGTTCAACAACGAGCCCGTTCGCGAAGTCTTCGCCGACCACGACGAGCGATGGTCCCTGGTTCGACGACTCCTCAACGACAACACCATTGCGACCTCCGACCGCGTCGCGGGACTCCTCGTCTTGCTCTATGGCCAACGAGCCGTGCGGATCACGCAACTGACGACCGAGCATGTGATCATCAATCAGGACAGTGTGGAGCTCCTTCTCGCCAACACGCCGATCTCGCTGCCCCGAACGCTTGGAGGGCTTGTCCTGCAGTTACTCGCCGACCGACGCAGTGCAACCACATCCGATGAAGAACCGTGGTTATATCCTGCAAAACGACTCGGTCAGCCACTTTCTCCAAGCAACCTGCTCGTACGACTCCGCACTCTCGGCATCTCACCTACCTTAGGACGTAACACCGCGCTCATGGAGATGGCAGCCGAGATGCCCGCCGCCGTGATCTCACGAATGCTTGGGATCAGCCTCGACCGCGCCACCCGCTGGACACAAGACGCCGGCAACACTCGACCCGGCTACGCCGCCGAGCTCACTCGTCGCGCAACACTCAAGTAGACTTCAAGTACGTGGCTATACTGTCCCAGTTTTCCTTGATTAGATTACTCCACGAAGGGATATCCAGCGGCGAAATCCAACGACCATAAACAGACTCTGAGATCCCTTCATAGGTTACAAAGGTCATGAATCCCCGAAGACGGGTAGGCAGCGTCCGGCTACTTCGAATCAGATCTATCAGGCTTTGATGCAATTCTCTCTCATTCGTCAGCCACACAGCGTAGTCATACTCGCGATATTTTAAATCATCGTCTTCGAAGGCATAGACACTTGCGTCAGCAGATTTGCTTACATCGAATTCTAGACCAGCCTCACGCAAGCTGTAATTCGAATCAAGCTCTCGCCGCGAACGCAACCCACTGAGGTCGACACCGAAAAGCCCGCATTTCCACCCGAGCTGACCGAAACTCCTTCAATGGCCGGTTCGATCCAGAAACTTCCAGACTCCATACTCGACGCCCCGACAAGCCTAAGACCCCACCCGACGAAGATCCTTCATCCGAGTCTTGAGATTTAGATGCCTCGCTAAGCTCGGCAACTTGCCTGCGAAGAGCTTCCAACAACTCATAGGGAACGGGCTGCCCCATTTGAGCGACTTGATCACCCTTCCACTGCTCCAACACCGAGACAGGAAATTCTTCGGGATGCTGATCGATGAGGTGGTGATGGGAACTACATAGGAGAAGCAGGTTCTCGAAGGCATGCATGCCACTGTATTCTGCGACATGTCGCGGCCCACCAGGTTCCGGCGAGCGAATGTGAGCCACTTCGGCGTTGATCGACAGAATCCGCCCATGAACGAGCACCAGAGGTGCAGAACATTCCGGGAAAGCACAGTGATTCGCACTACCGAAGAGTAACCGCTTGGTAAGCTCACTGACGCCTTTAGGGGGCTTCGCCGAGGACATAACAACATCTTGCACTAACTCGAGCGACTTCGCAGCTACACTGAAACGGCAGACCGAGAGGCCTCCACCCCCGTCGTCGCTGGGGTTGAGGCGGCCAAGCCTGGCTGCTACCAACAGAACCAGCCGCATAGCCGACCACGTCCTTCCGACTCCAGGGGATGCCACGTGCGACACCTAGCCCCGGTGTTTAATGTAACGATGCAACAACCAGAGTCGCGACAGTTGGGTGCAGTGGGCGAAGCCGCCGCGAAGCTTGCTTTTCTGCGTCTTGGATGGGCAGTGATAGATGCGGCGCCCGAACACGACGTTGGCACCGACCTATACCTTGAAGTGCGCGACGACCAATTATCCTACTCCGGCTGGATGATGGGAGCTCAGGTCAAAG
Proteins encoded in this region:
- a CDS encoding HNH endonuclease signature motif containing protein — translated: MRLVLLVAARLGRLNPSDDGGGGLSVCRFSVAAKSLELVQDVVMSSAKPPKGVSELTKRLLFGSANHCAFPECSAPLVLVHGRILSINAEVAHIRSPEPGGPRHVAEYSGMHAFENLLLLCSSHHHLIDQHPEEFPVSVLEQWKGDQVAQMGQPVPYELLEALRRQVAELSEASKSQDSDEGSSSGGVLGLSGRRVWSLEVSGSNRPLKEFRSARVEMRAFRCRPQWVAFAARA
- a CDS encoding helix-turn-helix domain-containing protein; protein product: MTAKLDYTWNLREIMAARGMFSTTDIRPHLVERGITLSSTQIWRLVTEKPERLSLKVLVALMDILDCRMDDLIVPIAAVSRRAKAVGDNSSPDSGPHSGLGGIRPKRARITDS
- a CDS encoding phosphoribosylaminoimidazolesuccinocarboxamide synthase, with the translated sequence MPVLHSTKDLRIVRPPTPEETGVGIFDYTDHYTVFHYGRMPDTIPGKGEATCRMAAATFAMLRNAGVRTHFRRFLPPNRIEFDLARVPDTTGGPPAAELRQRVMNPGMPVQHGFAAQAAQLEPLLVAHDLAHAFRRAFQHVELHMKTRTIHPPCSLP
- a CDS encoding HAD family hydrolase, with protein sequence MTPPTPAPAGAASDTECGCTPAIPVDADAVIFDFDGTLADTTARYEHALRAALSAFGVELDPAWYRRHLGLSIHDLLAQHPGTAGPPHEEIIRLSRDRLLATVHTLTPNPCVLTLLRAARQAGLRCAVASGAVRVLLEPGIAALGLTHEVPVVVARDDVARGKPAPDLFLTAALKLGVPPRRCLAVDDAPDGIAAARAAGMPVVAVRDGHLPPPDTSPVPARPRQQGA
- a CDS encoding tyrosine-type recombinase/integrase → MWVTERGGRLRSREIEERFAVYRDVLGMDSDLVPHCLRHSHVTHLIEDGADPKFVQEQVGHRFASTTAIYTGVSGDFMNTMLRRHLDRGLSTD
- a CDS encoding glycoside hydrolase family 6 protein translates to MSDPMSWLAMKKKDNAGRCRNRARELALVVLLALLGGCDPDGYAIDPRGVGEPIPLLGSTSGFYVDGDNPAAAWVRSAPAGPEAESVGSQIASRPAAQTIRAPDRVKQAVGRAVATNTMPIFMVDLDRPEACETGHRAWSDEIAAGIGEASALVVIRVAKGCSATESREQLSLAAAKTLGALSRTILLLDVSDATSAVAAAEWIASAGRDVDGFAVNVRGYADEVTASASANGVREHLQAITGRSDYLMVADSGRNGAPTSGDCNPVGARVGQNQVLRPERDKLQLLWLTTPGISDGPCGEAPTSRAGEFDPALAYALAKRP